A genomic segment from Propionibacteriaceae bacterium ZF39 encodes:
- a CDS encoding tubulin-like doman-containing protein gives MRRFLVVGCGGSGGSTLAYMMDQLRSDLAAEGVDQLPRGWQFVHLDVPSAEEGGPDGLGNVEHQGGRYFGLGPKAGSYADLDFAVSRKLASTKALGSIATWAPRNPGAVATPISVGAGQYRAVGRMITLSKADVVRSGLVAAWEDLHRVETHADMKAAAARLRMGAYSENEVPIVLVVSSMAGGAGASMALDVCRLLTTISGLDPKLMAVFMVSSDIFDSLPESARSGVRSNALAMLGEIVASQTGSAQEHDVDTLNALGQQYGTGAAIPFARVFPVGRFVGSQRTMFGDGSPKAVYRGLARGLSGMMMSESATDQFVSYDLGNTGSVPPDSSYLGWGAQGDPLPWGSFGFASLSMGRDRYAEYAAQRIARSAVDRLLDGHLQEGNTASGTEQVRALLNSQWGALLSRLRMFNTASARDSQGLAQWLMGDAMPQEAVTTAAYQIVTTQVMNQLPPPDGHEANQWTPILSNVLNSRRAMLSEGATREAYLWAFAWHQDLLNRLIDTVSAAISDHGLPYASAFVERLRAHLKEAVIPAATELRRWDSNDIAEVPQQVAIALNGIRGKIAGGQQIMTALSNGVADRVRQHVYAKASGMLAEVLTHFIGDVLNPLGEAISEQQRLLEQARGSAARHDGLARLATNEYSAWPSDSDLKAPERFDEANNEVLLTSSTQFLPQYMADLQAAVATEDNPASRIGFGQARGGVARRVISGLWETTGGVRPPGGLIELTSAWACRAFQTNPHTGESIVPSRARFDVHARPFELLNRARMFVARPEQSFHRFCSMSLRDYVRGVGAAESERQARVDDMAGKFNQALTLALPLISANDAAVALLHGGRGVEYRFKFSAVPFADLPVAGDLERVIINNNQIDGSTRDNYLKSINDSDHVRRLDIFGSYPLYAPICFDSVLRPVAEQWSTTSPAGREAFWANRRSRPLHAALPMAEVERRAMVAGWFLGQVVGAIRIPEAPFNRPVEVFDRQNRTWVEFPHPLLTPPERFKASYDWLPAVLESILLAMARSHQNPVMGSLAPYRILRGVFDGNALGPSAGIVERSGKDLLVDWLRDGDIGSGAQSRVPGADTAADIASRAEAARSFLAAVRDLAGTHFMAPGDDGAPGGGTFSVIDDRAVAAQSPIFRDLAPDVWWACAELATMIDDAERQAANPVAGSRQAPISLAEKKIEMPGIGGAF, from the coding sequence ATGAGGCGATTCTTGGTGGTGGGCTGCGGTGGATCCGGCGGCTCCACGCTGGCCTACATGATGGATCAGCTGCGCTCCGACCTCGCTGCCGAGGGCGTCGACCAGTTGCCGCGCGGCTGGCAGTTCGTGCACCTCGATGTGCCGAGCGCGGAGGAGGGTGGTCCCGACGGGCTCGGCAACGTCGAGCACCAGGGCGGCCGCTACTTCGGCCTGGGCCCCAAGGCGGGGTCGTACGCCGACCTCGACTTCGCGGTCTCGCGCAAGCTCGCCTCCACCAAGGCACTCGGCTCGATCGCGACCTGGGCGCCACGGAATCCCGGTGCGGTCGCGACGCCCATCTCCGTCGGCGCCGGCCAGTATCGTGCGGTCGGCCGCATGATCACGCTGTCGAAGGCCGATGTCGTCCGCTCCGGTCTCGTGGCGGCCTGGGAGGACCTCCATCGCGTCGAGACCCACGCCGACATGAAGGCGGCGGCGGCCCGGCTGCGCATGGGGGCGTACTCGGAGAACGAAGTCCCCATCGTCCTCGTCGTTTCCTCCATGGCCGGCGGCGCCGGTGCGTCGATGGCGCTCGATGTGTGCCGCCTCCTCACCACGATCAGCGGCCTCGATCCCAAGCTGATGGCCGTCTTCATGGTGTCGTCCGACATCTTCGACTCGCTGCCGGAGAGCGCGCGCTCGGGCGTACGCTCCAACGCCCTCGCCATGCTGGGTGAGATCGTCGCGTCCCAGACCGGGTCCGCGCAGGAGCACGACGTCGACACGCTGAACGCGCTCGGCCAGCAGTACGGCACCGGAGCGGCCATCCCGTTCGCCCGCGTCTTCCCGGTCGGCCGCTTCGTCGGCTCGCAGCGCACCATGTTCGGCGACGGCTCGCCCAAGGCCGTCTATCGCGGCCTCGCCCGCGGCCTGTCGGGAATGATGATGTCGGAGTCGGCGACCGATCAGTTCGTCTCCTACGACCTCGGCAACACCGGCTCCGTGCCGCCCGATTCGTCCTATCTCGGCTGGGGCGCCCAGGGCGACCCGCTGCCGTGGGGCTCGTTCGGGTTCGCGTCGCTGTCGATGGGCCGCGATCGGTACGCCGAGTATGCGGCCCAGCGGATCGCCCGCTCGGCGGTCGACCGGCTGCTGGACGGCCACCTGCAGGAGGGCAATACGGCCTCCGGCACCGAGCAGGTGCGGGCACTGCTCAACTCGCAGTGGGGGGCGCTGCTCTCCCGCCTGCGCATGTTCAACACGGCCTCCGCGCGCGACTCCCAGGGCCTGGCGCAGTGGCTGATGGGTGACGCGATGCCGCAGGAGGCCGTGACCACTGCGGCGTACCAGATCGTGACCACGCAGGTCATGAACCAGCTTCCGCCGCCGGACGGTCACGAGGCCAACCAGTGGACGCCCATCCTGTCCAACGTCCTCAACTCGCGGCGCGCGATGCTGTCGGAGGGCGCGACGCGCGAGGCCTATCTGTGGGCATTCGCCTGGCATCAGGACCTGCTCAACCGACTGATCGACACGGTCAGCGCCGCGATCTCGGACCACGGTCTGCCCTATGCGTCCGCCTTCGTGGAGCGGCTGCGGGCCCACCTGAAGGAAGCGGTCATCCCGGCGGCGACCGAGCTGCGCCGGTGGGACAGCAACGACATCGCCGAGGTGCCCCAGCAGGTCGCCATCGCGCTCAACGGCATCCGCGGCAAGATCGCCGGCGGCCAGCAGATCATGACGGCCCTCTCCAACGGGGTGGCCGACCGGGTACGCCAGCATGTCTATGCCAAGGCCTCCGGCATGCTCGCCGAGGTTCTGACCCACTTCATCGGCGACGTCCTCAACCCGCTCGGCGAGGCGATCTCCGAGCAGCAGCGCCTGCTCGAACAGGCCCGCGGGTCGGCGGCGCGCCATGACGGTCTCGCCCGCCTGGCCACCAACGAATACTCCGCATGGCCCTCCGATTCGGACCTGAAGGCGCCCGAGCGTTTCGACGAGGCCAACAACGAGGTGCTGCTGACGAGCTCGACGCAGTTCCTGCCGCAATACATGGCCGACCTGCAGGCCGCCGTCGCGACCGAGGACAACCCCGCCAGCCGGATAGGCTTCGGCCAGGCCCGGGGTGGGGTGGCCCGCCGCGTGATCTCCGGGCTGTGGGAGACAACCGGAGGCGTACGCCCGCCCGGTGGCCTGATCGAACTGACGTCGGCCTGGGCCTGCCGGGCGTTCCAGACCAATCCCCACACGGGGGAGTCGATCGTGCCGTCGCGCGCCCGGTTCGACGTGCATGCCCGGCCGTTCGAGTTGCTCAATCGCGCCCGGATGTTCGTGGCGCGGCCCGAGCAGTCGTTCCACCGGTTCTGTTCCATGTCGCTGCGCGACTATGTCCGCGGCGTCGGGGCTGCCGAGTCGGAGCGCCAGGCGCGGGTCGACGACATGGCCGGCAAGTTCAACCAGGCGCTGACCCTGGCCCTGCCGCTGATCTCGGCCAACGATGCCGCGGTCGCCCTGCTGCACGGCGGGCGCGGGGTCGAATATCGCTTCAAGTTCTCGGCCGTGCCGTTCGCCGACCTGCCGGTCGCGGGCGATCTCGAGCGCGTGATCATCAACAACAACCAGATCGACGGCTCGACCCGCGACAACTATCTGAAGTCGATCAACGACTCCGATCACGTGCGCCGCCTCGACATCTTCGGGTCCTATCCGCTGTATGCACCGATCTGCTTCGACTCCGTGCTGCGGCCCGTCGCCGAGCAGTGGTCGACCACCTCGCCCGCCGGCCGGGAGGCGTTCTGGGCCAACCGACGGTCGCGGCCGCTGCACGCCGCCCTGCCGATGGCCGAGGTCGAGCGCCGGGCCATGGTCGCGGGCTGGTTCCTCGGCCAGGTGGTCGGTGCGATCCGCATCCCGGAGGCACCGTTCAACCGGCCCGTCGAGGTCTTCGACCGCCAGAACCGCACGTGGGTCGAGTTCCCGCATCCTCTGCTCACCCCGCCGGAGCGGTTCAAGGCCTCCTATGACTGGCTGCCCGCGGTGCTCGAGTCGATCCTGCTCGCGATGGCCCGCTCCCACCAGAACCCGGTGATGGGCTCGCTCGCCCCCTATCGGATCCTGCGCGGGGTCTTCGACGGCAACGCCCTCGGCCCGTCGGCCGGCATCGTCGAGCGGTCCGGCAAGGACCTCCTCGTCGACTGGCTGCGCGACGGCGACATCGGCTCGGGCGCGCAGTCCCGGGTGCCGGGGGCCGACACGGCCGCCGACATCGCCTCGCGCGCGGAGGCCGCCCGCTCCTTCCTCGCGGCGGTCCGCGACCTGGCCGGCACCCACTTCATGGCGCCCGGCGATGACGGCGCTCCCGGTGGCGGCACGTTCTCGGTCATCGACGATCGGGCCGTGGCGGCCCAGTCTCCGATCTTCCGCGATCTGGCGCCCGATGTGTGGTGGGCCTGTGCCGAACTCGCGACCATGATCGACGATGCCGAGCGGCAGGCCGCCAACCCGGTGGCCGGCTCGCGTCAGGCCCCGATCTCGTTGGCGGAGAAGAAAATAGAAATGCCTGGCATCGGAGGTGCCTTCTGA